A stretch of Bradyrhizobium sp. AZCC 2262 DNA encodes these proteins:
- a CDS encoding Rid family hydrolase has protein sequence MPIEAIIPPSPPPALAPYSAATKAGGFIYVSGTVAMGPKGESLGEGDAREQTRIVIESIKATIEVGGGTLKNVVFNQIFLKDLKDYAKFNEVYREYWTDHLPARYCIQAELVRPEFLVEIATTAYVGP, from the coding sequence ATGCCGATCGAAGCGATCATTCCGCCTAGTCCGCCGCCGGCGCTGGCACCCTATTCGGCGGCCACCAAGGCTGGTGGCTTTATCTATGTATCCGGCACAGTGGCGATGGGCCCTAAGGGTGAATCACTGGGCGAGGGCGATGCTCGCGAGCAGACGCGCATCGTCATTGAATCCATCAAGGCGACCATCGAAGTGGGTGGGGGTACGTTGAAGAACGTCGTGTTCAACCAGATCTTCCTGAAGGATCTCAAGGACTACGCAAAATTCAACGAGGTCTATCGCGAATATTGGACGGACCATCTTCCGGCGCGTTATTGCATCCAGGCTGAGCTGGTTCGGCCAGAATTCCTCGTCGAGATAGCGACAACGGCTTACGTCGGTCCATGA
- a CDS encoding rubredoxin, which yields MTNESAPLEDAASGYKTWNCVLCGLVYSERDGWPDDGIAPGTRWQDVPEDWLCPDCGAAKSDFVMVEI from the coding sequence ATGACTAACGAAAGCGCGCCGTTGGAAGACGCCGCGTCGGGCTACAAAACGTGGAACTGCGTGCTTTGTGGCCTTGTCTATAGCGAGCGCGATGGCTGGCCCGACGATGGAATCGCGCCTGGGACCAGGTGGCAGGATGTTCCAGAGGATTGGCTGTGCCCCGATTGTGGGGCCGCGAAGAGCGATTTCGTAATGGTCGAAATTTGA
- a CDS encoding oxidoreductase, whose product MSDELHGFNGSGRPLLFQPLKIRGLELKNRLAVPSMVQFRAEQPGNRAGDFHLAHLGRFALGGFSLVFVEVTAVEEQGLNSEHDLGIWSDAQVECFKRLTTFLKRENTASAIQLSHGGRKSATHKAQRGFGPVTEEDAKAGHKRWLPVAPAAVPVAEGWQVPRQLTVAECKALVGTFVAAAKRAVAAGFDVVEILMAHGYLLSSFVSPISNKRDDEYGGDRAGRMRLPLEIVEAVRREIPESMPLFVRVSALDGAPNGWNMDDTVVLAHELKKRGVDIVSISSGGMTAIGGAASSTVPRSLGFHVPYAERVRKEAEIKTMVAGIILEAQQAEEILQNGQADIIGIARQALLNPNVAHHWAHDLGLNTEFENWPYEHGWWLERRKHTIKDFASPRGEILHRAKT is encoded by the coding sequence ATGAGCGACGAGTTACACGGTTTCAACGGAAGCGGCCGGCCGTTGTTGTTTCAGCCACTCAAAATCCGTGGGCTTGAGCTCAAGAATCGTCTGGCCGTGCCGTCGATGGTTCAATTTCGGGCAGAGCAGCCTGGCAATAGGGCCGGCGATTTTCACCTTGCCCATCTTGGTCGCTTTGCGTTGGGCGGTTTCAGCCTTGTATTCGTCGAGGTAACAGCCGTCGAGGAGCAGGGGCTGAACAGTGAGCATGACCTCGGGATTTGGAGCGACGCGCAAGTGGAGTGCTTCAAACGGCTGACGACATTCCTGAAACGCGAGAACACCGCCTCCGCAATTCAGCTCAGTCATGGTGGCCGGAAGTCGGCGACGCATAAGGCCCAGCGGGGGTTTGGGCCGGTGACCGAGGAAGATGCGAAAGCTGGTCACAAGCGCTGGCTGCCCGTCGCTCCGGCGGCTGTCCCGGTGGCGGAAGGCTGGCAGGTGCCACGACAGCTCACGGTGGCTGAATGCAAGGCGTTGGTCGGCACGTTCGTTGCTGCGGCCAAGCGTGCTGTTGCGGCCGGTTTCGACGTGGTCGAGATTCTCATGGCGCATGGCTATTTGCTGTCTTCGTTTGTGTCGCCAATCAGCAACAAGCGCGATGATGAGTATGGCGGTGACCGAGCAGGGCGTATGCGCCTGCCGCTGGAGATTGTCGAGGCCGTACGTCGCGAGATTCCGGAGTCGATGCCGCTGTTTGTCCGCGTCTCGGCACTCGATGGCGCCCCCAACGGATGGAATATGGATGACACCGTTGTTCTTGCGCATGAGCTCAAGAAGCGCGGGGTCGACATTGTGAGCATCTCGTCGGGTGGGATGACTGCCATTGGCGGAGCAGCAAGTTCGACGGTGCCCCGGAGCCTTGGATTCCATGTTCCCTATGCGGAGCGCGTTCGCAAGGAAGCCGAAATCAAAACCATGGTTGCGGGCATCATCCTGGAGGCGCAACAGGCTGAAGAAATCCTGCAGAATGGGCAGGCAGACATCATTGGGATCGCTCGGCAGGCACTCCTCAACCCGAACGTCGCGCACCATTGGGCACACGATCTCGGGCTCAACACGGAATTCGAGAATTGGCCCTATGAGCATGGCTGGTGGCTGGAGCGACGGAAGCACACCATCAAGGACTTCGCATCGCCCCGCGGAGAAATCCTGCACCGCGCCAAGACTTAA